TTTTATCCCAGACGTCACAGGAATAAGTACCGGATTGTTGGACAAAAAAACTGGCTCCGGAATCAAAACATAGACCGGAATCCGCAATCGTACCATGTTCCCGAGAAACAAAACAGTCGATCGAGACTTGTAGTGAGGGGGTTTCAAACATTCAAGGCGGAGAGTGAAATATTCTGTCCAATCTCATCACATGCGAGCATCATTGCACGAACATCGAGAGCCGGTTGGCAGCACCTTCCGTTTCgaataatctatttcatCCGCCATGGTAGTTAGTTCTACAGGCTCATGGTGTTATTAGCTACTTCTGTAAGCTTACATATCGATCAACATGTCCACTTCTTCAATCGTGCGGAGCTCCGTGAACCATCATGCAAGTGTCTTGGAGTTGAGTGGAACCAGATGTTGTATAAATACAGAAAGTTTggccttttctttctttatctCTCTCTGTCAACTTCGAATCTCAAGCTTTTTGATCATTTCTATCGACCATGGACCACTCCACGGGTGCAATGTTGGGGTATCCTACCAAACCAACAGTCATAATTGTCGTGGTTTCTTACGCAGTCTATATCATTGTCAACAAGCTAATACTATCACATCTTCGTCGTGTTAAAGCCAAGAAGCTTGATTGCAAAAATCCTCCTGCCCAAAAGAATCGTCTTCCTTTAGGCATTGATCAGGTGACCCGAACTCTTAACTCCCTCGCGGCAAAGACTTTCCCTACCGACATTCAAAATGAATACAAAAGATTGAATGCTCTTACCTATAGCAATTCCATTCTCGGCAACGATGGCTTTGCAACTATTGACGAAAAAAACATCAAAGCAATGCTTGGAACACAATTTCCCGACTTCGATTTGGGTGCTCAAAGGAATAATAATCTCATACCATTCTTGGGCCCTGGTATATTTGCACAAGATGGGAAAGATTGGGAACGATCGAGGGCACTTATGAGACCACAATTTGCAAGGGATAATCTAAGcgatttggaaatggaagaaagacaTTTCCAGGTCTTGCTGGAGGCTCTACCtggaattgaaaaagatggTTGGACGGGCGAAATAGATGTTCAGCCTTTGTTGTTCCGATTCACGTTGGATACGGCAACGGAATTTCTTTTGGGTCAGAGTGTTGAGAGTCAACTTGCGGGAATGAAAACTGCCCTCGACATCACGGGTGAGGTGAAAGATGTCGACGCCTTTGCAACACAATTCGATATTGGAAACATGAGCTTGGCGAAGAGATCGAAATTTGCTTCATATGCTGTGAGTGCGCTTCAATCTTTTTCACATCTCTTGAACTCCAAAGCGGGTGAATTTCCAGGTTTTAGATCTCTTTAATTTCCCAATGTAGCCCAAGCTATTTgcccatcctcatcaaaaCTCCTCTACGATAGCCCTGCTAACCATCTCGAATTTCAGTGGCTGGTGTGGCCAAGTGGTTTCAGGAAGGCCACCAAAACTTGCCATCAAGTAATTGATCGGATAGTTGCCGGAAATCTCGAGAAAATGAAAGCAGCCGGGGATGTCGGCGATTCAGATCGTTACGTTTTCTTCGAAGCCTTAGCAGAGAAAACCCGGGATCCGATGGAACTACGTGCGCAGGTCATGAACATCCTCCTCGCGGGTCGGGATACCACAGCATCTCTTCTTGGCTTTACTATACTCAGACTAGCCCGAGATGCCACACGCTACCAAAAATTAAGAGAGATAGTCCTGGAGGAATTTGGCACTTTCAGTGAGCCGAAAAATATCACATTTACGCATATCAAGACTTGCAGATATCTCCAATGGGTTCTGAATGAAACGTTAAGATTGTATCCGTTAGTGCCATGGAACATGAGAGTGGCAAACAAAGATACTACGTTGCCACGTGGTGGTGGTAAGGATGGGAATAGCAAGATTTTTGTGAAAAAGGGTACGGTAGTGGAGTATAGTGTTTTTGCGTTGCATAGACGAAAGGAGCTTTGGGGTGAGGATGCGGATGAGTTTAAACCGGAGagatgggaaggaaggaagggggGTTGGGATTACTTACCGGTATGTTCATTATGTCGCCTTTCTCACCTTCTTTTACTTCCTCTCCTACTGTCTTCTACTTCCGAAGCAAGCTTCATTAGTCTAGATAAAACACTCCGTCGAGTTTGCAACATCTCCCTGACACGTTTGAATACATCTCCAATCCTTCCAACTTCACACAACCTTCCCAATTTCTTAAAGGTATCACAAATGTGAGCCCACACTAACACAAGTCTATAGTTCAATGGTGGCCCCCGCGTCTGTATAGGGCAACAATACGCACTCACAGAAGCCGGGTTCTTTATCATCAGATTACTGCAGAAATATGATCAGATGGAAAGCGTGGACAAGACGGACGTCACGTTTAATGTGACATTGACGATGTGTAGTGGGAATGGGGTTAACGTTAAGTTGCATGAGGCCGGGCTGTGAGGGCGGGGTCGTTTTAGTGAAGAAGAGTGGAATATAGATATCAGTATTTCAATTCGAAGTATATATCGCCCTGTCTCAAACATCGAGTGAATCAAGCATACACCAGTATTCGTATGAAGCATTGAAGCATTGAATTGGTCTCATTTAATATGGTGAGACGGAAccatttttcaataatattgcCCTGCAGCAGCGCAACTAATAATACAACGAGTTTATCGCCTTGAGAATTGTCATTATATAGTACAGTATATTCAGAACACGATGACTCTATAATTTTCATCAAATGAATCTAATCCCCCATTTTAAGCACCGAGTTTCTTAGCTGTATCAAATGCATGGCCTAATGATGTCTTGTTATCAACCTTACCCGCCCCAGGCCCATCCAACAACTTTCTAGCTCTCAACTCAAACGCCTCAATCATCTTTGGTGCTACCTGAGGTGCAACCGCTTTACTCAACGCCGTGTATAAAGGATTCGCAAACTGAAATTCGATTACCAAGTTCACCTCCGTTTGTTCTCTCGCATCGTGTTCCGTCTTATCAGTTTGTGGCTGTCCGCTCGGTGGTTTGTAATGGAAAGGCTTCAATGACCAGCGCGTATTGAGACTTTGAAATATACTGTTGGCAGAAGCGGACTTATGGTATGTTTCCGAATGATGAGGAACGTTGGATTCAGGAATGGAAGTTGCGGCATCCCCACCGAGTGCTTCGACGATAGTGCCAGGAACGCAGAGAAGCTTGGAAGTGAAGGTTTCTTCAACGCCGGCCCAGCCAACGGTGAGATTTGCTTCAGCGGGCCATTTTTTCCCAGTGGAATCGGGTGCGGACCATTTAGTTACAACGGAAGAGGTGCAGTAGGGGACGAAGGTCGAGTAGCTGTCCACGTCGGCGATTAGACTGTAGAGGGATGAAGATTTGTAGGGCAGGATTCGCTTTTCGGTTAGAATTTGCGGTTCGCTGCCGGGGAGAGTTATGAACGATCGTCGGGTTGAGGGGGCAAATGTGCGGAAAGCAGATGCCGGACGTAGGGTGCGGAGCATGCCTCTCATTGGAGTAGACATTTTGAGGTGATGATAATTGATATGGCTGCGGGGTAAGAGGAAAGCGATTGAGAGGGTTGTGAATGGGTTGTTGATTTCAATTGAGGTTATATGGTTTCGAACTTCATAATTTATCAATTGGCCACAAGAATTGAAGTAACCGGAAAAGTTGGGAGCTGATTTAGCTCTGGTAGTACTTGGGTTCTACGGCATTGATGACCTCCAATTATCGTAACCGTCATTGAAAAATTCTGCCAAAATAAGTGTTCACCGCCTCTCATGATCTAGAATTGGAGTTATTGTCttgtttcttgtttttggAGAGTAACTCGAAGTACTTGTACATTCTAATATCGGATTTTTGCATGTTTACTTTCACGTATCTTCCTTAATTGCCGCATTCTCTAGCCATGgcttccccttccccttctccaacTTCGAGTTCGTTCAATAATTCCATCGAGAACGTAACGTCGGAGAGTTACAGGATCGGATATACTATGCTGTGTGATACTGCTGTGTCGACTTATATTCCAGCACTTAGCTCCTGGACCACCTTCACTCCGGCAACATGCTCTTATAATAGATCTCTCCCTGCTGCTGCTTCTACAACTCCTTCATTGTCCATCACTGCCACAGGAATCACAACTCCGTCGCCCCAAGAAACAGCTCTGGGTGATGTATCCACCGTCACTGAATTCAGTAGTACCATGTCAACCACGACGATCACCGGTAGTCTGAGTACGAGTTCCCAAACGAGCAACGCGCCAAGAGAGAcgtttggatttgggatgtCTGGCCTCACCAGTCTGGCTTGGATAATTTACTTCGGCTACAAGTCCCTTCGTCGATGAGTGAAAGACGTGACAAATTCATTGCCGGTGAAGCATTTATACATCGTCGACAATGACGTCAGCCGAGCGAAAACCAAATTCACACTGCAGTCGACTTTCGAATGCGCGAAAGGACATCGATCAAACAAGCAATACACATATATCATCAAGCGCATATACCTTCATTGTCGCATAACCTTCAATGTAATTGAGGCTCTCGTCGCACCTTCCCACCGAATTCACGGGATTTTCGGATTACTTTCTTCCATGGCATCATATGGTCTGATTGGAGCGGATAAACATGGATAAATCGTCGCGGGGTCGATCCCAGAGTGGGGTGGGGTGATATGACCGGCTCAATCCACAGCTCGAAACTACACATCTcgttttcaattcttcaactcaattcttcaatctacAAAACAAAACGATTCGGAATTTGACAATTATCTGGTGTAATAATCCTCAAACACAATGGCAGATATATCAGGAAAAAGCGTAAGAGATACTCCATGTCTTGCCCTGTTTTCCAAAGCTTCTTTCTAACGTTCTCGTCTCCTGTAGAACAAGTCATTCGTTCTCGAAAAGCCTTTCTCTGTTAAATTTGAGGAGAGGCCAGTTCCCAAACTCGAATCTGAACACGATGTTCTCATTGCCATAAACTATACTGGTATCTGCGGATCCGATGTTCATTATTGGGTTGAAGGAGCAATCGGTTCCTACGTTGTGAAAGATCCTATGATTCTTGGCCACGAATCCGCTGGTACAATTGTTAGCGTCGGTTCGGCAGTCAAAAGTCTGAAGGTTGGCGATCGTATTGCTCTCGAACCTGGTTATCCATGTCGTCGTTGTCCATCTTGTCTTTCGGGTCATTATAACCTGTGTCCCGAAATGCATTTTGCGGCCACCCCTCCTATCGATGGTACTCTTACAGGATTTTATTCTTCTCCAGCAGATTTCTGTTATAAACTCCCAGAGCATGTATCGCTTCAAGAAGGTGCTCTACTTGAGCCTCTTGCTGTAGCAGTCCATATTTGCAAGCAAGCTGTGATTACCCCAGGACAATCTGTCGTGGTAATGGGAGCAGGTCCCGTTGGTCTATTATGTATGGCAGTGGCTCGTGCATACGGAGCATCTATCATCGTCGCAGCAGATATCCAACCTAGCCGTCTCGAATTCGCGAAATCTTTTGCCGCTACCCACACCTTTACTCCTCAACGTGTCTCCGCCGCAGAGAACGCTGCAACTCTGAAATCTGAAATCGGACTTCCAGATGGCGCAGATGTGGTTATAGATGCCAGTGGAGCAGAACCCTCCATTCAAACCTCTATAAATGTCGTACGTCGCGGAGGAACATATGTTCAAGGAGGAATGGGCAAAGCAGACATCAACTTCCCAATTATGGAACTGTGCACTAAGGAAATCACGGCAAAGGGAAGTTTCAGATATGGAAGTGGTGATTATACATTGGCTCTTCAATTGGTTAGTACAGGGAAGGTAGAtgtaaagaaattgattaCTGGCGAAGTGCAATTTGAGGATGCGGAGCAGGCTTTCAAGAGTgtgaaggaaggaaaggggaTTAAGGTCTTGATCAAGGGACcaaatgaaaattaaatGTCATGGATTGTGCATATTGTAGCGTAGGAGTCGAGGTAGGCAGAGTGTAAGCGTTTTGGGAAATGAAGGGGCATGGACGATGAGGGATCAGGATATCCCATCTGAAGTGCCAAATTGAAAATAGGGGAATCTTGTTCTCTGCAAGtgtattattgtatatagTTAACTGAATGAATATATGTCCTCTGTACTAGTATGGCTGTTCATCTGAATTCCTCTTGGGCTGTGTTGCGATCGCGTAGGTTGTTTCGATGGGTTCCAGGTAAGATACAATTATCCTAAAACAAGTTCATACTTCCAGCCTACGAAGAATAGGTGTATTCGTCTggtttgtatgtatatgcTATCAGGAGATGAGATTTAACAACATGGAAAGACAGATCTTTGTATTCATCTATTTCATGAAAAAAATTCCCCCCTAGCACCAATCCatcataaaaaaaaatcattcaatcGTTACTGCGACCCTATAAAACAAAACCGATCCACtttgagaaaaagaaaatgaagaaagaagaacaccagaagcagaagaaaacAGGAGAATAGCAATCACAATTCTCTAAATCATCCCCAAATACCTCACTCCAATGCTCGTACCCGCCTTCGCTCCCTTAACCCCGACTTTAACCATCTCACCCGGCACCACATCCACCAAATTATCCTCAAACACcacctcttcatcctcgcaTTCGAGCGCTACCCCCTTCACCGGAACCTCGCTGCTAATCTCCACTGTCTTTGCATCTTCCGACAATTTGACGCGCAGATCGGTGGGTTTTTGTAAATGAACGTATTTTAATGGTTCGGGCCAATTGATGTAGCGAGCGATGTGCACGCCGTCTTGGATGAGATATGCGGCGACCACGGTGCGGGATTCTTCGTCTGAGTTTGGGGTTTGCACGGGGACGTCCAGGGCGATTATTTCCGTGGAACGATTTTcggggaggaggagagaggaagcGATGGTTTTGGAGTAGGTTTCTTGGCCGGTGATGACGTCGAATGCTTTGACCAGGACGTCGGCCGTGATATCTTCGAGACCTAGGTTGGAACCCCAGATTTCGATTTGTGTTTTCTTGGTGAGATGTGCACGGGTATATTTATCTTTGGGGGTAATGTGTTCTTTGCGCGTGATGCCGAGGGAAATGGGAGCCATTTCACGTTTGACGGTGTAATAGGCATGTTTTGGACGGAGAAAGTAGTCGACGATTGCCCAAGATGTTACGGGCCAGCAATCATTGATTTGCCACACTAGGGCACCTCCGCAGTATTCTCTACTAGGTCCCTTCCATTG
The Botrytis cinerea B05.10 chromosome 5, complete sequence DNA segment above includes these coding regions:
- the Bccoq10 gene encoding Bccoq10, which gives rise to MSTPMRGMLRTLRPASAFRTFAPSTRRSFITLPGSEPQILTEKRILPYKSSSLYSLIADVDSYSTFVPYCTSSVVTKWSAPDSTGKKWPAEANLTVGWAGVEETFTSKLLCVPGTIVEALGGDAATSIPESNVPHHSETYHKSASANSIFQSLNTRWSLKPFHYKPPSGQPQTDKTEHDAREQTEVNLVIEFQFANPLYTALSKAVAPQVAPKMIEAFELRARKLLDGPGAGKVDNKTSLGHAFDTAKKLGA